CTCCAGTGGAGGATGAGCGATCCCTTCCCCTCGATGCCCGCCCAGGTGGCCAGGGCGATGACCGCCAGCACGACGATCCTGCTCAGTCTGAGACCGCTTCCGGAGCCCAACAGTCTGGGAAACCGGGGGAGGATCAGGTCCTCCACGAGATTGGTGGCGATGCCCAGCGACAGCCCCGCCGCACAGCCGATGACGGTGATCAGGATGCCCGCCCAGAGGGCACCGGCCACAAGGGGCGGAAAGGTGGCTTCGATGAAGTAGGGCAGCGCGTGGGCCGGCGTGATCGCCGCGCCGGAGGCCCGCAGGGAGAGGCCGATCCAGATCCCCAGCAGCCCCAGAGGCGGCATGAGCAGGGCGGAGAGGAAGGCTCCCTTCCTGGCGGTCTGTTCGTTCCGTGCGGCGAAGAGCGACTGGACATAGATCTGGGTGCTCAGCACCCCCAGCAGGAGCGAGAGCCCCGCGCTCCCGTCTTTGGCGAATCCGCGGCCGAAGAGATGCAGAAAGGGGTGGAAGGGGGTGGTCTCCACCAGGCGCGCCGGGCTGTACCCCTGGTACCAGGCTGCGGCCGCACAGAGGCCGAGGGTGCAGTAGAGGAAGAGGATCTTGGCCCGCCCCACGGCGCTGTAGCTTTTCAGTCCGCCGGCGTAGATGAACCCGACGATGATCAACGCTACGGCGACGGCCGCCTGGGTGTGGGGGATGTGGAGCACGCTCTGCAGAAGGGCGATCCCCGCCAGGAACTGGGCCACCACGGAGATGAAGGTCCCCAGGCTGGAGGCGATCATCACCGAGAGCGAGGTGGCCGGACCGTATTCCCTGTTGAGAAACTGCGGGATGGTGACCAGTCCGGTGCGGCGCAGAGGGCGGGCGAAGAGCGCCCCCAGAAGGAGACAGCCCAGGCCGCCGCCCAGGGTGAACCACCAGGCGGAGAGGCCGTACTCGTAGGCCATCTGGGCGGTGCCGACCGTCGAGGCTCCTCCAACCAGAGCCCCGAGAAGGATGCCGGTGACCCCGACACTGGTGACCTTCCTCCCGCCTACATTGTAGTCGGCGGTTCCCTTTGTTCTTCTCCCCGAGAGGAGTCCCAGGGCGACGAAGAGCGCGACAACGAGACACGCGGCTGCAAGAAACAGTATGGGCAC
This genomic window from Synergistales bacterium contains:
- a CDS encoding sodium:solute symporter family protein; amino-acid sequence: MPILFLAAACLVVALFVALGLLSGRRTKGTADYNVGGRKVTSVGVTGILLGALVGGASTVGTAQMAYEYGLSAWWFTLGGGLGCLLLGALFARPLRRTGLVTIPQFLNREYGPATSLSVMIASSLGTFISVVAQFLAGIALLQSVLHIPHTQAAVAVALIIVGFIYAGGLKSYSAVGRAKILFLYCTLGLCAAAAWYQGYSPARLVETTPFHPFLHLFGRGFAKDGSAGLSLLLGVLSTQIYVQSLFAARNEQTARKGAFLSALLMPPLGLLGIWIGLSLRASGAAITPAHALPYFIEATFPPLVAGALWAGILITVIGCAAGLSLGIATNLVEDLILPRFPRLLGSGSGLRLSRIVVLAVIALATWAGIEGKGSLILHW